A region of Mesorhizobium sp. AR02 DNA encodes the following proteins:
- a CDS encoding type II toxin-antitoxin system RelE/ParE family toxin: MEYRIVFHPKAEAELEQLYDDIAERASPAIAWNFVVGIRDHCLGLSTFPQRGTERVEIMPGLRIVGYRRAVSIAFAVEGERVLILGIFYAGRNITPELLEGRL; the protein is encoded by the coding sequence ATGGAGTACCGGATTGTCTTCCACCCCAAGGCGGAAGCCGAGCTCGAACAGCTCTATGACGACATAGCCGAGCGCGCGTCGCCGGCGATTGCCTGGAATTTCGTTGTCGGGATCCGCGACCATTGCCTGGGTTTATCGACTTTTCCACAGCGCGGCACAGAGCGGGTCGAGATCATGCCTGGGCTGCGGATTGTTGGCTACCGGCGCGCCGTCAGCATTGCTTTCGCGGTCGAGGGTGAACGGGTGTTGATCCTGGGCATCTTTTACGCTGGTCGAAACATCACGCCGGAATTGCTGGAAGGCCGGCTCTGA
- a CDS encoding three-Cys-motif partner protein TcmP encodes MVEKRYEWVDGAKLEEHSRRKHKILREYVFDYLTVRCRLPQQERFRLAIIDGFAGGGRYQCGSPGSPLIFIEELNRAVDAVNTQRAAQGLGAVEVECLLIFNDASRDAIELLKTHVAPMQAEASQSCPKLHLRVEYLNEFFEAAYPDIKRLLGQGRYRSVIFNLDQCGHSHVERNTILDIMHSYPAAEIFYTFVISSLLAFLQKDQPERLRAQLDHLGLTSNDIQALDALMSQKDWLGTAEKIVFDAFRLCAPYVSPFSINNPGGWRYWLIHFANAYRARQVYNNILHDNASLQAHFGRSGLNMLSYDPKHDEGMLYLFDISGRASAKNQLLGDIPRLIMESGDAMPVMDFYESIYNITPAHADDVHAAIIENPDLEVITPAGGERRKANTIGVDDVIKMKKQISFFPMFLNAGTRGGPKE; translated from the coding sequence GTGGTCGAGAAAAGATACGAATGGGTCGACGGCGCAAAGCTTGAGGAGCATTCACGCCGCAAACACAAAATTCTACGTGAATATGTCTTCGACTATCTCACCGTCCGCTGCAGGCTCCCTCAGCAGGAGCGGTTTCGCCTCGCAATCATCGACGGCTTCGCCGGTGGGGGGCGATATCAATGTGGCTCGCCCGGATCGCCCCTGATTTTCATTGAAGAATTGAACCGAGCCGTCGATGCGGTGAACACACAACGCGCCGCACAAGGACTAGGCGCTGTCGAAGTCGAATGCCTCCTCATATTCAACGATGCCAGTCGCGATGCGATCGAACTTCTAAAGACGCATGTCGCACCGATGCAAGCAGAGGCCAGCCAGAGCTGCCCCAAGCTGCATCTGCGGGTCGAATATCTGAACGAGTTCTTCGAAGCCGCTTATCCCGATATCAAGCGCCTGTTGGGGCAAGGCCGCTATCGGAGTGTCATCTTCAACCTCGATCAATGCGGTCATAGCCATGTCGAGCGGAACACCATCCTCGACATTATGCACTCTTATCCCGCGGCTGAGATTTTCTACACCTTCGTCATCAGTTCGCTGCTCGCATTCCTTCAAAAGGACCAGCCGGAGCGGCTTCGCGCCCAGCTCGATCATCTCGGACTGACGAGCAACGATATCCAGGCGCTCGATGCGCTAATGAGCCAAAAGGACTGGCTCGGCACAGCCGAGAAAATCGTCTTCGACGCTTTCCGATTGTGCGCCCCCTATGTCAGCCCGTTCTCGATTAATAATCCCGGCGGGTGGCGGTACTGGCTGATCCACTTTGCGAATGCCTATCGGGCAAGGCAGGTCTACAACAACATTCTGCACGACAACGCCAGCTTACAGGCACACTTCGGTCGATCCGGCCTCAACATGCTCTCCTACGATCCAAAGCATGATGAAGGCATGCTCTACCTCTTCGATATCAGCGGTCGAGCGTCGGCGAAGAACCAGCTTCTCGGGGACATTCCGCGCCTGATCATGGAATCCGGAGACGCCATGCCTGTCATGGACTTCTACGAAAGCATATACAACATTACCCCGGCGCACGCCGACGATGTCCATGCAGCGATCATCGAAAACCCAGACCTTGAGGTGATAACCCCCGCCGGCGGGGAGCGACGGAAGGCCAATACGATTGGCGTTGATGACGTCATCAAAATGAAGAAGCAGATTAGCTTCTTCCCAATGTTCCTGAATGCCGGGACAAGAGGCGGTCCAAAGGAATGA
- a CDS encoding restriction endonuclease, giving the protein MTAHRRRDPEWREFERLIARIEADAGPRGLLVKSPDRLRCKLTGRLREVDASIRAKAGTTELLVTIECRRRSKLQDVTWIEQLTTKKSSIGADRTIAVSASGFSAEAQIAASHAGISLRKISDLTVADINPILSLDLIMFWHKACAITGAGVRAYRAGDDTVPEPDDVEYILPPDTDLFAPIFHNTEDGSSWSLNDVWRKVQETLNPYAEIAKGEPPITRTARIPYPGTVSIDTPHGPWKLGHVFLSMAMWIEPEMVPIEEALKVSYSDPGGSSVHRVEFSSQRTQDWRISLQAQSDAQDVNEIRVDGNLPSNK; this is encoded by the coding sequence ATGACCGCGCACCGACGTCGGGATCCCGAATGGCGCGAATTCGAACGCCTGATCGCGCGGATCGAGGCCGACGCGGGCCCCCGAGGGCTGCTCGTTAAGTCACCAGATCGTCTGCGCTGCAAGCTCACAGGTCGGCTGAGGGAAGTGGATGCCAGCATTCGCGCCAAAGCCGGCACGACCGAACTGCTTGTCACGATCGAATGTCGACGCAGATCAAAGCTTCAGGATGTCACCTGGATCGAGCAGCTAACCACGAAGAAGTCGTCGATTGGAGCAGATCGCACCATTGCCGTCAGTGCGTCCGGCTTCTCCGCCGAGGCTCAGATTGCAGCATCTCACGCGGGAATTTCGCTTCGCAAAATCTCCGATCTAACGGTCGCGGACATTAATCCAATCCTTAGCCTCGACCTGATTATGTTCTGGCATAAGGCATGTGCCATCACCGGAGCCGGCGTTCGCGCGTATCGGGCCGGGGACGATACAGTTCCCGAGCCCGATGACGTGGAGTACATACTTCCGCCTGATACAGACTTGTTTGCCCCGATCTTTCACAACACCGAAGACGGCTCGAGTTGGTCGCTGAATGACGTCTGGCGAAAGGTCCAGGAGACCTTAAACCCCTACGCCGAAATTGCGAAGGGCGAGCCTCCCATCACGCGGACTGCCCGTATTCCCTACCCCGGAACGGTCTCCATCGACACTCCGCACGGGCCGTGGAAGCTGGGCCATGTCTTCTTGAGCATGGCGATGTGGATCGAGCCAGAGATGGTCCCGATCGAGGAGGCGCTTAAGGTGTCGTACTCGGATCCTGGTGGTAGCTCTGTTCACCGGGTAGAGTTTTCCTCTCAGCGGACGCAAGACTGGCGCATATCTTTGCAAGCACAGTCCGACGCCCAAGACGTTAATGAGATTCGGGTTGACGGGAATTTGCCTAGCAATAAATAA
- a CDS encoding PIN domain-containing protein — protein sequence MTRYLLDTNIISNVIKPEPSGSLLAWMGAQKDDDLFIASLTVAEICRGILEKPKGKKRSSLEAWFAGPEGPQALFAGRVLSFDEKAGLVWASLMAAGRAKGRPRSALDTIIAAIAEANDCVVVTDNEKDFAGLQVVNPIRGAV from the coding sequence GTGACGCGCTACCTCCTCGATACCAATATTATCAGCAACGTCATAAAGCCGGAACCGTCGGGCTCACTGCTGGCTTGGATGGGCGCGCAGAAGGACGATGACCTCTTCATTGCGTCGCTCACTGTCGCCGAAATCTGTCGAGGTATCTTGGAGAAACCGAAAGGCAAGAAGCGCAGCAGCCTTGAAGCTTGGTTCGCCGGCCCCGAAGGCCCGCAAGCGCTGTTCGCTGGCCGCGTTCTATCATTTGACGAGAAAGCTGGCCTCGTCTGGGCCAGCCTTATGGCTGCCGGTAGGGCGAAGGGACGCCCCCGAAGCGCGCTCGACACCATCATCGCTGCGATTGCTGAGGCCAACGACTGCGTGGTCGTGACGGATAACGAAAAAGACTTTGCCGGACTCCAGGTCGTCAATCCGATACGCGGAGCAGTCTGA
- a CDS encoding DUF5131 family protein, translating into MAETQIEWTDSTWNPVAGCSIITAGCTNCYAMEMAKRLETMGITKYAGLTRKTGKRTVWNGVVREDREALAIPYGWKKPRKIFVNSMSDLFHEGVSDEFIVKVWKVMRETPRHNYQILTKRPERMAALVASRMGDVLPNVWLGTSIENSDVVSRIDYLRQAPAAIRFISFEPLIGSVGIVDLRGIHWAIVGGESGKSARPIKEEWIDEIHGQCLTAGTAFFFKQWGTWGKDNKKRSKKANGREYRGRTWDEMPVTPTDATVM; encoded by the coding sequence ATGGCTGAAACTCAGATTGAATGGACTGACTCCACTTGGAATCCCGTCGCAGGGTGTTCGATTATCACTGCGGGCTGCACCAATTGTTACGCGATGGAAATGGCCAAACGCCTTGAGACCATGGGCATCACAAAATATGCGGGACTTACCCGAAAGACAGGAAAGCGCACGGTGTGGAACGGCGTGGTGCGGGAGGACCGTGAGGCGTTGGCCATTCCCTATGGATGGAAGAAACCACGGAAAATCTTCGTAAACTCGATGAGCGACCTCTTTCACGAGGGTGTCAGCGACGAATTCATCGTCAAGGTCTGGAAGGTCATGCGCGAGACCCCGCGCCACAATTATCAAATCCTAACCAAGCGGCCCGAACGAATGGCGGCACTCGTCGCTTCCCGGATGGGCGACGTCCTTCCCAACGTCTGGCTCGGCACCAGCATTGAAAACTCGGATGTCGTGAGCCGTATCGACTATCTCCGCCAAGCGCCTGCGGCCATCAGGTTCATCTCCTTCGAGCCCCTGATCGGATCGGTTGGCATCGTCGACCTCCGCGGCATTCATTGGGCGATCGTCGGCGGCGAAAGCGGCAAATCGGCTCGGCCGATCAAAGAAGAATGGATTGACGAGATCCACGGCCAGTGCCTGACGGCGGGCACCGCCTTCTTCTTCAAACAGTGGGGGACATGGGGCAAGGACAACAAAAAGCGCTCCAAGAAAGCCAACGGACGTGAGTATCGCGGCCGCACTTGGGACGAGATGCCAGTCACCCCAACGGATGCGACTGTAATGTAA
- a CDS encoding type II toxin-antitoxin system ParD family antitoxin — protein sequence MPNYALNDHYESFIRKQLESGRYNNASEVVRAGLRMLEDFEAEREKWLREEIPARLTELQRDPAKGVPAETVFSRLEARHRAKQAKAK from the coding sequence ATGCCCAACTACGCTCTGAACGACCACTACGAGAGCTTCATCAGGAAGCAGCTCGAATCAGGCCGCTACAACAATGCCAGCGAAGTTGTCCGCGCCGGCTTGCGCATGCTCGAGGATTTCGAGGCGGAACGAGAGAAGTGGCTGCGTGAGGAAATCCCGGCGCGCCTGACCGAGCTCCAACGGGATCCGGCGAAAGGTGTTCCTGCCGAAACGGTCTTTTCCCGGCTTGAAGCGCGTCATCGCGCGAAGCAGGCGAAAGCCAAGTAG